In Cedecea neteri, a single genomic region encodes these proteins:
- a CDS encoding aminopeptidase P family protein, producing MQHTSSLGALRALLREHELDGIIVPRADAHQSEYCAPYDNKLEFISGFTGSAGLALVLADRALLFVDGRYQVQARHQVNLQEFEIHHLHDEPLHLWLRDNLPAGKRIAFEPLLMVNSQYENLRTSGCDLVALDDDPLDAIWPDRPAAPCGEIIAMPDEISGESAASKRERIAQGLSTAGADYLALTQPDNIAWLLNVRGSDIPMSPVPHSFALLSARGDIEWFVAEGKLRKLDKAWLSGITLRPKEEFLARCQQLATGKHILIDADSAPVAVRFAVEQGGGSVLWAPDPVTLIKANKNETELAGYRDSHIEDGVAWVNFLAWLTREVPRRETAGNPITELEAQEKQLSFRQQGSTFAEQSFSTISAAGSNAAMCHYHSSPETNFALTAAQFYLNDSGGQYINGTTDATRTLSFGPLDSTRRLHYTAVLKGFLALISLQFPQGTQGHQLDAFARRPLWELGLDYDHGTGHGVGHRLMIHENPHRMAKKVNPWPMLPGNIITIEPGYYQAVSHGIRIENQVEVVASQPGFCKFSSLTLIPIDLAAVDVDLLSPQDIAWLDDYHRQVRETLSPRVNEEVREWLEAATQPVSQLRKQ from the coding sequence ATGCAACACACTTCATCACTCGGCGCACTGCGTGCGCTGCTTCGGGAGCACGAGCTGGATGGGATCATCGTGCCGCGCGCCGACGCCCATCAGAGCGAATACTGCGCGCCTTACGACAATAAACTTGAGTTTATCAGCGGCTTTACCGGTTCCGCCGGGCTGGCGCTAGTGCTCGCCGACCGCGCCCTGCTGTTTGTGGACGGGCGCTATCAGGTTCAGGCTCGCCATCAGGTGAATCTGCAGGAGTTTGAGATTCATCATCTGCACGACGAGCCGCTTCATCTTTGGCTCCGCGATAACCTTCCAGCAGGCAAACGCATTGCCTTCGAACCGCTGCTGATGGTCAACAGCCAGTACGAAAACCTGCGTACCAGCGGCTGCGATCTGGTGGCGCTGGATGACGATCCGCTGGATGCTATCTGGCCCGATCGCCCGGCAGCACCCTGCGGGGAAATCATCGCCATGCCGGACGAAATCAGTGGCGAAAGCGCTGCGTCAAAGCGTGAGCGGATCGCCCAGGGGCTGAGCACCGCCGGGGCTGATTATCTGGCGCTGACGCAGCCGGACAATATCGCCTGGCTGCTGAACGTGCGTGGCTCGGATATTCCAATGAGCCCGGTGCCGCACTCCTTCGCGCTGTTGAGCGCCAGGGGCGACATAGAATGGTTTGTGGCGGAAGGCAAACTACGGAAGCTGGATAAAGCCTGGCTCAGCGGCATCACGCTCCGCCCGAAAGAGGAATTTCTTGCCCGCTGCCAGCAGCTAGCGACCGGGAAACATATACTCATCGACGCGGATTCTGCGCCGGTTGCAGTGCGCTTTGCCGTGGAGCAAGGCGGGGGCAGCGTGCTGTGGGCGCCGGATCCTGTCACGCTAATCAAAGCCAACAAGAACGAGACCGAGCTGGCGGGCTACCGCGACAGCCACATCGAAGACGGCGTGGCCTGGGTGAATTTCCTCGCCTGGCTGACCCGAGAAGTGCCGCGCCGCGAAACCGCAGGCAACCCGATCACCGAGCTGGAAGCCCAGGAAAAACAGCTCAGCTTCCGCCAGCAGGGCTCCACCTTTGCCGAGCAAAGCTTTAGCACCATTTCTGCGGCGGGCAGCAACGCCGCGATGTGTCACTACCACTCTTCGCCGGAAACGAATTTCGCCCTTACCGCCGCGCAGTTTTATCTTAATGATTCCGGCGGGCAGTATATCAACGGCACGACGGACGCCACCCGCACGCTCAGCTTTGGCCCGCTGGACTCAACCCGCCGCCTGCACTACACCGCCGTGCTGAAAGGCTTCCTGGCGCTGATCTCGCTGCAGTTCCCGCAGGGGACTCAGGGCCACCAGCTCGATGCCTTTGCCCGCCGCCCGCTCTGGGAGCTGGGGCTGGACTACGACCACGGCACCGGGCACGGCGTCGGCCACCGGCTGATGATCCACGAAAACCCGCACCGCATGGCGAAGAAGGTGAACCCGTGGCCGATGCTGCCGGGCAATATCATTACCATCGAGCCGGGTTATTACCAGGCGGTCAGCCACGGGATCCGCATCGAAAACCAGGTCGAAGTTGTTGCCTCCCAGCCGGGCTTCTGCAAGTTCTCGTCACTGACGCTGATCCCTATCGATTTGGCCGCAGTCGACGTTGATTTGCTCAGTCCACAGGACATCGCCTGGCTTGACGATTACCACCGGCAGGTGCGTGAAACCCTCTCCCCGCGCGTGAACGAAGAAGTTCGGGAGTGGCTTGAAGCCGCCACGCAGCCAGTTAGCCAGCTGCGCAAGCAGTAA
- a CDS encoding AAA domain-containing protein: MMQNSSKDILSAWHDYVKFSGAEKSKIPASKVHEYQQLMLGINNCEENQSGVVLRVTPEMHNHCCRRFVKYDEKGKITHIEPVNLLFPVLRCIENERGKANVKYLPLFSFPLPKSFFEQNENTLLVPVKDGQLVSAFPFAFREMFGVQLDELGENRHMMSIVSALTGCKYDTFLEAFKALQKWVTQQSNSKYQGLETAFNALVAPLHNEDYNLKRDVEDFTWLCDNAVDDFPLLEQYLSHIHSDEKAPHIHEVVTGGLFETQYPLGHGQMAAIQAINQDERLIAVQGAPGTGKTTLFKSLIAQQLVARALAIADGKDQNFGMLVTSTAIKAVENIIDDLRSDPATQDLDWLWFHSGSNEQVQHELTRLEKLIGRWRQESYDQQQQHDFLTVLLKHRDEMNACYRAYLNEKAVAIQSVVDCGLDTQVAKELPTRFMEKIPPLAVHAQVLGIDVSLHHPDDLDTLACQLEQRLQEFREIKPQRLQASRIYQTLQATWPQQHSLEQILSWMDSPLRPALELHYRDYPRKGIKRYLALFFERKYPARLQQMSLASPEDFRKFSLSSLPHHQLAALADAGEMLSQQGDSLALLALLLHAESEAQQEVDLQALNTEVAELQAQWRQVIQAQQLTAQFQQLYPEGNWCDILRKRFIRQHREMFEAAIGYLWQEQLKRKIELEEVLTHWRALMSKRLSAGYYRWLDKLDDFYRALSLVYPVMATTLVSAWKVAGYRKLDDLKGHKPWHLALCDEAGMISLESLVPLLSRSEKAMIVGDPLQIEPIRNLSENLQTQLRERHFASNNTLYERVSPASVTGWHRAAGTLSGKVDDTGNGIILDEHRRCQQPIADLFIRLANYHGVSVETPPPSSRIASAFEKSGGHHLMFYSVEGQKGDMVNTNLDEVDAIELLLDKLEEAGYDLTADVGIVTPYSNQKSLLIKRLAQRMNHWQKNCIGTVHQFQGVGFEVIIYSPVIYHPLDKPDFQNDAPNMLNVVVSRAKQQFIVVGNHHRLRQAGGYLKVLADSVAESFLLEQGSQHPNFASLSQTPRLQRYYRDCEHIAAFSALASQCEQELVIIAPWIRRGGKNYQRPELAQLVATQRRGVRVKVYYGYYHQRMDRADDNDETLVAEYREQLGKENIIRLTEGTHEKVMMIDGRYIVLGSWNWLSHGYHHSCERSEQFTNAIRHEISAELDDVSLVKELRERLRLE, encoded by the coding sequence ATGATGCAAAACTCGTCTAAGGATATCCTTTCAGCGTGGCATGATTATGTAAAATTCAGTGGCGCAGAAAAGAGTAAAATACCGGCCAGCAAGGTACATGAGTACCAACAACTCATGCTCGGTATAAATAACTGTGAAGAAAACCAGAGCGGAGTAGTACTCCGTGTTACGCCTGAAATGCACAACCATTGCTGCCGGCGTTTCGTCAAATATGACGAAAAGGGTAAAATTACCCATATTGAGCCTGTTAACCTGCTATTTCCGGTACTACGCTGTATCGAAAATGAGCGAGGTAAGGCCAATGTAAAATACCTTCCGCTGTTCTCTTTCCCCCTCCCGAAATCATTTTTTGAACAGAACGAAAACACCCTGCTAGTTCCCGTCAAAGATGGACAACTTGTTAGCGCATTCCCCTTCGCTTTTCGCGAAATGTTTGGTGTTCAGCTGGATGAACTCGGTGAAAACCGTCATATGATGAGTATCGTTAGCGCGCTCACGGGGTGTAAATATGACACGTTCCTTGAGGCGTTTAAGGCTCTTCAGAAATGGGTCACTCAGCAATCAAACAGTAAATATCAGGGGCTGGAAACTGCGTTTAATGCCCTGGTGGCTCCGCTGCATAATGAGGATTACAACCTCAAGCGTGATGTGGAAGATTTCACCTGGCTTTGTGATAACGCGGTTGATGATTTCCCCTTGCTGGAGCAGTATCTCAGCCATATTCATAGTGACGAGAAGGCCCCGCATATTCACGAAGTGGTGACTGGCGGTTTGTTTGAAACGCAATATCCTCTGGGCCATGGGCAGATGGCGGCAATACAGGCGATTAATCAGGATGAGCGCCTGATTGCCGTACAAGGTGCGCCGGGTACGGGTAAAACCACGCTATTCAAGTCACTCATCGCACAACAACTGGTTGCCAGAGCACTGGCAATTGCTGATGGAAAGGACCAGAACTTCGGCATGCTGGTCACGTCCACTGCAATAAAAGCGGTGGAGAATATCATTGACGATCTGCGCAGTGACCCTGCAACTCAGGACCTAGACTGGTTATGGTTTCACAGCGGCTCGAATGAACAGGTTCAGCATGAGCTTACCCGGCTTGAGAAACTGATTGGTCGCTGGCGACAGGAAAGCTATGACCAACAGCAGCAGCACGATTTTTTAACTGTTTTACTCAAGCATCGCGACGAGATGAACGCTTGTTACCGGGCGTATCTGAATGAAAAGGCAGTCGCGATTCAATCTGTTGTGGATTGTGGTCTGGACACCCAAGTAGCAAAAGAGCTACCGACTCGTTTCATGGAAAAAATTCCCCCACTCGCCGTTCATGCACAGGTACTCGGCATTGATGTTTCGCTTCATCACCCCGACGACCTGGATACCTTAGCCTGTCAGTTAGAACAGCGCCTCCAGGAATTTAGAGAGATAAAACCGCAGCGTCTACAGGCCAGCAGAATTTACCAAACGTTGCAGGCGACATGGCCGCAGCAGCATAGTCTGGAGCAGATACTTAGCTGGATGGATTCACCGCTACGCCCGGCCCTGGAACTGCATTATCGCGACTATCCGCGTAAAGGGATAAAGCGTTATCTGGCTCTTTTTTTCGAGAGGAAATATCCAGCAAGGTTGCAACAGATGAGCCTGGCTTCACCGGAGGACTTTCGCAAATTCAGTCTTTCTTCCCTTCCCCATCATCAGCTGGCTGCTCTGGCTGATGCTGGAGAAATGCTTTCACAGCAGGGAGATAGCTTAGCGCTACTGGCGCTGCTCCTGCATGCAGAATCCGAAGCTCAACAGGAAGTTGACCTGCAGGCTCTTAATACTGAAGTAGCAGAATTGCAGGCACAATGGCGTCAGGTCATCCAGGCGCAACAGCTAACGGCACAGTTTCAACAGCTTTATCCGGAAGGTAACTGGTGCGACATTTTGCGTAAACGCTTTATCAGGCAACACAGGGAAATGTTCGAAGCCGCTATCGGTTATCTCTGGCAAGAGCAACTGAAGCGGAAAATTGAGCTGGAAGAGGTACTGACTCACTGGCGAGCGTTGATGAGTAAGCGCCTCAGTGCGGGCTATTATCGCTGGCTGGATAAGCTTGATGATTTCTATCGCGCACTGTCTCTTGTATATCCGGTAATGGCGACCACGCTGGTTTCCGCGTGGAAGGTTGCGGGTTATCGTAAGCTCGATGACCTCAAGGGGCATAAACCGTGGCACCTGGCACTGTGTGACGAAGCGGGCATGATTTCGCTTGAATCCCTGGTGCCCCTATTGAGTCGCAGTGAGAAAGCGATGATTGTTGGTGATCCTCTGCAAATTGAACCCATCAGAAACCTGTCAGAAAACCTGCAAACACAGTTGCGTGAGCGTCATTTCGCCAGCAACAATACCTTGTATGAGCGTGTCTCACCTGCAAGCGTCACGGGCTGGCACCGTGCTGCTGGGACGCTTTCCGGTAAGGTAGACGATACGGGTAATGGCATCATTCTCGATGAGCATCGCCGGTGCCAGCAACCTATTGCCGACCTTTTCATCCGACTGGCGAACTATCATGGCGTCAGCGTGGAAACGCCCCCCCCTTCCAGTCGTATTGCCAGCGCGTTTGAGAAATCAGGCGGACATCATTTGATGTTCTACAGCGTAGAAGGCCAGAAAGGCGATATGGTTAACACTAATCTGGATGAAGTTGATGCTATTGAGCTATTGCTGGATAAGCTGGAAGAAGCTGGTTACGATCTGACTGCCGATGTTGGCATCGTCACTCCCTATAGCAATCAGAAGTCATTGTTGATTAAACGTCTTGCGCAACGAATGAATCACTGGCAGAAAAACTGCATTGGTACAGTGCATCAGTTTCAGGGCGTAGGCTTTGAGGTCATCATCTACAGTCCGGTGATTTATCATCCCCTTGATAAGCCTGATTTTCAGAATGATGCACCAAACATGCTGAATGTTGTAGTTTCACGCGCAAAACAGCAATTTATTGTGGTAGGTAACCATCATCGATTGCGGCAAGCAGGTGGATATCTGAAAGTCCTTGCGGATAGCGTTGCTGAAAGCTTCCTTCTTGAACAAGGTAGCCAGCATCCGAATTTTGCCAGCCTTAGCCAGACCCCCCGTCTACAGCGTTATTATCGCGACTGCGAACATATTGCCGCATTTAGCGCGCTGGCCAGCCAGTGTGAACAGGAGCTGGTTATCATCGCTCCGTGGATCCGTCGAGGAGGTAAGAATTATCAGAGGCCGGAGCTGGCGCAGTTGGTAGCCACGCAGCGGCGTGGTGTCAGGGTTAAAGTTTATTACGGCTACTATCATCAGCGCATGGATCGCGCGGATGATAATGATGAGACTCTGGTTGCCGAGTACCGTGAACAATTAGGAAAAGAGAATATTATCCGGTTGACGGAAGGGACACATGAAAAGGTAATGATGATCGATGGCCGCTACATTGTTCTCGGGAGTTGGAACTGGCTATCTCATGGTTATCACCATAGCTGCGAGCGCAGTGAACAGTTCACTAATGCGATTCGCCATGAGATTAGTGCAGAGCTGGATGATGTGTCGCTGGTGAAGGAGCTTAGGGAGAGGTTGCGGCTGGAATAA
- a CDS encoding ATP-dependent nuclease — MFLSNLKMDNFRQFEDFSLELNKGLNLLVGENNAGKSSVIDAIRIVLDTTSVEWVSIKSTDFLSGKNELYIQLKFEDLSARELGLFLEYLTNEEITTGVNKSCLYINLSASITINPFKKTQFIKTEVRSGLSNDGPIIERDIREYLATTYLKPLRDAEVELSAGRTSRLSQILGSNVSLAGDEGATQRIIELLIHATQAIQNDSSIQMTQEKISTLLNSLTFKSNIFTPFLSLLGSKEYTEMSAPEKAFALKSILEKLSLELNTSGIKHGLGYNSLLFMATELMLIRQEEDQYSLLLVEEPEAHLHPQLQLKFINYLRTENSKLQCILSTHSPVLSSKAPLESLILMQDGKAFPLRKECTALSGDDYIFLEKFLDSTKANMFFARGILIVEGIAEMVLIPKIAELLGRPLEDYAVSLVNVNGLSRKRYAKVYRSNTASMSPSHLPIKVGCITDLDLWPDEAEATISNSYGFKQKIQPNETTGRGGNLQHWLNELTSEQINQKKNSKSEFDGELVKTFISNDWTFEFCLAKYGLSEELYEALHGNLIGYENLSTDAQIRAVQLYGEIENKGDGKSEVSYLLAKILSKYSERPSELRSKLPPYIIEAIEYVTEEFSNDEETSNEH; from the coding sequence ATGTTTTTATCAAATCTAAAAATGGACAATTTCAGACAATTCGAAGATTTTTCCTTAGAGTTAAATAAAGGGCTTAATTTACTTGTTGGTGAAAATAATGCAGGAAAGAGTTCCGTCATTGATGCCATCCGGATTGTTCTTGACACTACGTCTGTAGAATGGGTGAGTATAAAAAGTACTGATTTCCTCAGCGGTAAGAATGAACTATATATCCAATTAAAATTTGAAGATCTGTCAGCCCGTGAACTAGGGTTATTTCTAGAATATTTAACCAACGAAGAAATAACAACGGGTGTTAATAAGAGCTGTTTATATATAAACCTCTCAGCAAGCATAACAATTAATCCATTCAAAAAAACTCAATTCATCAAGACGGAAGTTCGATCTGGTTTGAGTAACGATGGCCCCATCATAGAAAGAGATATCAGAGAATATCTTGCTACAACATATTTAAAACCGCTACGCGATGCTGAGGTTGAACTATCGGCAGGGCGAACCTCAAGGCTCTCACAGATTTTAGGAAGTAATGTCAGTTTAGCTGGAGATGAAGGGGCGACTCAGCGGATTATTGAGTTACTAATTCACGCCACACAGGCAATTCAAAATGACTCTTCGATTCAAATGACTCAAGAGAAAATTTCAACTCTTTTGAACTCTTTAACATTCAAATCCAATATTTTCACACCTTTTTTAAGTTTATTGGGGAGTAAAGAATATACTGAAATGAGTGCCCCGGAGAAAGCGTTTGCTCTCAAATCCATTTTAGAGAAATTATCACTCGAACTCAACACTTCAGGAATTAAGCATGGATTAGGTTATAACAGTCTATTGTTTATGGCTACAGAACTAATGTTAATTCGTCAGGAAGAAGATCAGTATTCACTTTTACTTGTTGAGGAACCAGAGGCTCATCTTCATCCCCAACTACAGTTGAAATTCATTAATTACCTCAGGACTGAAAATAGTAAATTGCAATGTATTTTATCCACTCACAGTCCAGTGCTTTCATCAAAAGCCCCATTGGAAAGCTTAATTTTAATGCAAGATGGAAAGGCCTTTCCTTTAAGAAAGGAATGCACCGCTCTAAGTGGTGATGACTATATATTTCTTGAGAAATTCTTAGACTCAACTAAGGCAAATATGTTTTTTGCAAGAGGTATATTGATTGTTGAGGGTATTGCGGAGATGGTGTTAATACCTAAAATAGCTGAATTACTAGGACGACCACTAGAAGATTATGCTGTGTCATTGGTTAATGTCAATGGTTTATCCAGAAAGAGGTACGCTAAAGTTTATCGTTCTAACACCGCTTCAATGTCCCCCTCTCATCTCCCAATTAAAGTTGGGTGTATTACTGATTTAGACCTATGGCCAGATGAAGCGGAGGCAACAATCTCAAACAGTTATGGGTTTAAACAAAAAATACAGCCTAATGAAACCACCGGCCGAGGGGGAAACCTTCAACATTGGCTGAATGAGTTGACATCAGAACAAATAAACCAGAAAAAAAATAGTAAATCCGAGTTTGATGGAGAACTTGTTAAAACATTTATATCAAATGACTGGACATTTGAATTTTGCCTTGCTAAATATGGGCTAAGTGAAGAATTATATGAGGCCCTTCATGGTAACCTTATAGGCTATGAAAATCTTAGTACTGATGCACAAATAAGGGCTGTGCAATTATATGGAGAAATAGAAAATAAAGGTGATGGAAAAAGCGAAGTAAGTTATCTTCTTGCAAAGATCTTATCGAAATATAGTGAACGACCTTCAGAGTTAAGATCTAAACTACCTCCTTATATTATAGAAGCCATCGAATACGTAACAGAAGAATTCTCTAATGACGAGGAGACATCGAATGAACATTGA
- a CDS encoding UvrD-helicase domain-containing protein: MNIEISERDINDVEQELNLSFDDARREIIQSYNDVQACPGSGKTTMVAAKLLIIAKKWMSLHQGICVLTHTNVAKKEIIERLQTSIHGGKLLTSPHFIGTIQEFVNKFLAIPYLRSQGFKITHIDDEICCARGWGFLNRGTKNYLERNRIKSIQEMQYKFIDGCLDLNIPSFRRESQSNSYQDLINAKNTLMTEGYFFYHEMYEISKDYIHHNPDIIKAIQSRFPIVFIDEMQDTQKFQDEFLNTIFRNDNDQVKMQRFGDPDQAIYGTNEEENQTYNQAELEKVKNSHRFNSSIASIARNLSYNRINLTSEISHPNQSLHTIFLVDDSSRTNVFEHFANLCSQVVPINCEYPIKSVGAVGKKSENSLTICSYYENFEKTDSTVGFKNTKLIQYIYVARQQNRNSESYRTILDGIIHFGRVSNFQITMQDGSQSDISVANIKKHLKLSSLLVDFNLLAMSLMTNEISEETWGNSVTLLLSYLGINISNRNHIFLSFERNLINEPHDSPTRNIISFEIEGRIIENQIATIHSVKGETHAATLLLETKYHTNDITTLIDYILLENITQPTEARKKKFMKQIYVALTRPKYLLCIAMNKSGFPAEHISKHELAGWNICDLTQH; the protein is encoded by the coding sequence ATGAACATTGAAATTAGTGAAAGAGACATCAACGATGTAGAGCAAGAGTTAAACTTGTCATTTGATGATGCAAGACGCGAAATAATACAATCATATAATGATGTCCAAGCTTGTCCTGGTAGCGGCAAAACAACAATGGTAGCGGCTAAGTTGTTAATTATCGCAAAAAAATGGATGAGTTTACATCAAGGTATATGCGTCCTAACGCATACTAATGTAGCTAAAAAAGAAATTATAGAGCGTCTCCAAACGAGTATACATGGTGGGAAATTGTTAACTTCACCACATTTCATCGGCACTATTCAAGAATTCGTTAATAAATTTCTTGCAATACCTTATCTTCGTTCTCAAGGATTTAAAATAACTCACATCGATGATGAAATATGTTGTGCAAGAGGCTGGGGTTTTCTTAATAGAGGAACGAAAAATTACCTTGAAAGAAATAGGATAAAATCCATTCAAGAGATGCAATATAAATTTATAGATGGATGCCTTGACCTTAACATCCCTAGTTTCCGTAGAGAATCACAGTCGAACAGTTATCAAGATTTGATAAATGCTAAAAATACACTTATGACAGAAGGTTATTTCTTTTATCACGAAATGTATGAAATATCAAAAGACTATATACACCACAACCCTGATATTATAAAAGCAATTCAATCTCGTTTTCCTATCGTTTTTATCGACGAAATGCAAGACACCCAAAAATTTCAAGATGAATTTTTAAATACAATCTTTCGAAATGATAATGATCAAGTTAAGATGCAACGGTTTGGCGATCCTGACCAAGCTATTTATGGGACTAATGAGGAAGAGAACCAAACCTATAATCAAGCAGAGTTAGAAAAAGTAAAAAATAGTCATCGCTTTAATAGCTCTATAGCATCAATTGCTAGAAATCTAAGTTATAATCGCATAAATTTAACATCGGAAATTTCTCATCCCAATCAATCACTACATACAATATTTCTTGTCGATGATAGTTCTCGCACTAATGTATTTGAGCATTTCGCTAATTTATGCTCGCAAGTAGTTCCGATTAACTGTGAATACCCAATAAAATCTGTTGGTGCAGTTGGTAAAAAAAGTGAAAACTCTTTAACGATTTGCAGTTATTATGAGAATTTTGAAAAAACTGATTCTACAGTAGGATTCAAAAACACTAAGTTAATTCAATATATATATGTTGCCCGCCAACAAAATCGTAACAGTGAATCTTACCGTACAATCCTTGATGGAATTATTCATTTCGGGAGAGTATCTAATTTTCAGATCACAATGCAAGATGGTTCACAATCTGATATATCAGTCGCAAACATAAAAAAACACCTTAAATTATCTTCACTTTTAGTTGATTTTAACTTGTTAGCGATGTCTTTAATGACAAATGAAATATCCGAAGAAACTTGGGGAAATTCCGTCACCTTATTATTGTCTTACTTAGGTATTAATATATCTAACCGAAATCACATTTTTTTATCTTTCGAGCGTAATCTAATAAACGAACCCCATGATAGTCCAACTAGAAATATTATCTCTTTTGAAATTGAAGGAAGAATTATAGAGAATCAAATTGCAACAATTCATTCTGTAAAAGGGGAGACGCATGCTGCAACTTTACTTCTAGAAACAAAATATCATACTAATGATATAACAACCTTAATTGACTACATTCTTTTAGAGAATATAACACAACCGACAGAAGCCAGAAAAAAGAAATTCATGAAGCAAATATATGTTGCACTCACAAGACCTAAATACTTATTGTGTATTGCAATGAATAAATCAGGATTTCCGGCCGAGCATATTTCAAAGCATGAACTTGCGGGTTGGAATATTTGCGATTTAACTCAACATTGA